A stretch of Synergistaceae bacterium DZ-S4 DNA encodes these proteins:
- a CDS encoding ketoacyl-ACP synthase III, giving the protein MIKYTGRKTKILGTSKYIPEKIMTNKDFEKIVETNDQWIVERTGISKRHFAVEGEKCSDLAYRAAVLALEDAGLTADQLDMVLVGTNSPDTVFPSVSCKVQGMIGAVNAGAIDIQAGCTGSLTALSVAASGISSGIWDKVLVIGAEVFRDIIDWTDRGTCILFGDGAGACVVGAAEGDGGFTSTRLLADGTGHEMIRLESDEDHIMPIVKMKGNEVFKFVNTVMPKFIKGFCQDSGLTPEEIDFWIFHQANTRIIDGVFKRLNVSQEKTLINLPEYGNTSAASLMITLHEAMGSGRIKDGDKVCFVAFGAGMTLGALLYQA; this is encoded by the coding sequence ATGATCAAATACACGGGCAGGAAAACAAAAATACTGGGGACCAGCAAATATATCCCGGAAAAAATCATGACGAACAAGGATTTCGAAAAAATCGTCGAGACCAACGACCAGTGGATCGTCGAGAGGACCGGCATAAGCAAGAGACACTTTGCCGTTGAAGGAGAAAAATGCAGCGACCTTGCATACAGGGCTGCGGTACTTGCCCTTGAGGATGCAGGATTGACGGCAGATCAGCTGGACATGGTCCTTGTCGGGACAAATTCGCCCGACACGGTATTTCCGAGCGTCTCCTGCAAGGTCCAGGGAATGATTGGGGCTGTTAATGCCGGAGCGATAGACATCCAGGCCGGATGCACGGGAAGCCTCACCGCACTTTCAGTGGCGGCATCAGGAATATCGAGCGGGATATGGGACAAAGTCCTTGTTATCGGTGCTGAGGTTTTCAGAGACATAATAGACTGGACAGACAGGGGGACCTGCATCCTCTTTGGTGATGGTGCCGGGGCATGTGTGGTGGGAGCTGCCGAGGGTGATGGCGGGTTTACATCCACCCGGCTGCTGGCCGACGGCACCGGACACGAGATGATAAGGCTTGAAAGCGATGAAGACCATATCATGCCGATCGTTAAGATGAAGGGCAACGAGGTCTTCAAGTTTGTAAATACAGTAATGCCTAAATTCATAAAGGGATTCTGCCAGGATTCGGGTCTGACGCCGGAAGAGATCGACTTCTGGATCTTCCACCAGGCCAATACGAGGATAATCGACGGAGTTTTCAAGAGGCTTAACGTATCACAGGAAAAGACGCTCATAAACCTCCCCGAGTATGGCAACACGTCCGCGGCATCGCTGATGATAACGCTTCACGAGGCTATGGGGTCCGGCAGGATAAAGGACGGAGACAAAGTGTGCTTCGTTGCCTTTGGCGCAGGCATGACTCTCGGAGCCCTGCTTTACCAGGCATAG
- the plsX gene encoding phosphate acyltransferase PlsX — MLIALDAMGGDHAPLEPCNGAILACREQPHLSVALIGDSEKIKPIIEKAEKNVRSRLNIVPADEVINGGDSPSISIRRKKNSSLVIGFEMVRSGEAAGIVSSGNTGAIAAGGVILLGRIPGIDRPGLGAMLPVLNRPTLLMDVGGTVRCKPINLFQFAQMGSIYMKLFRNVENPSVRLLNMGEELTKGDDVISAARQLIENSDLNYQGFAEANDIPNGVSDVIVCDGFTGNVVIKFGEGLGELLKNQFKEEYVNHLLPKVGLLFMWPAMKRVLGRFDWEKAGGSPVLGVNGTVIKVHGRSKRKAISYAILSAANFVEHNGVGRIREEIARGGAE, encoded by the coding sequence ATGCTGATAGCACTTGATGCAATGGGAGGGGACCATGCTCCGTTAGAGCCGTGCAACGGAGCGATACTTGCCTGCCGCGAACAGCCGCACCTTTCCGTTGCGCTGATAGGTGACAGCGAAAAAATAAAACCAATTATTGAAAAGGCAGAAAAAAACGTCCGCTCCAGGCTGAACATAGTTCCGGCGGATGAAGTGATAAACGGGGGAGACTCTCCCTCGATCTCCATAAGAAGAAAAAAGAATTCAAGCCTTGTAATAGGGTTTGAAATGGTAAGGTCCGGAGAGGCAGCCGGCATAGTATCATCAGGCAACACGGGAGCAATAGCCGCCGGGGGAGTGATCCTCCTCGGACGCATACCCGGCATTGACAGGCCCGGACTTGGTGCAATGCTCCCTGTGCTTAACAGGCCTACCCTCCTGATGGATGTGGGGGGTACCGTCAGATGCAAACCAATAAACCTTTTTCAGTTTGCACAGATGGGGTCCATTTACATGAAGCTGTTCAGGAATGTTGAAAACCCCTCTGTAAGGCTGCTCAACATGGGAGAGGAGCTTACAAAGGGAGACGATGTCATATCTGCTGCAAGACAGCTGATAGAGAACAGTGATCTGAATTACCAGGGATTTGCCGAGGCGAACGACATACCGAACGGCGTATCTGACGTTATCGTCTGCGACGGCTTTACCGGCAACGTTGTCATTAAATTCGGGGAAGGCCTTGGTGAACTGCTTAAGAACCAGTTCAAGGAAGAGTATGTCAACCATCTGCTGCCCAAGGTAGGGCTCCTCTTTATGTGGCCAGCCATGAAAAGGGTGCTTGGAAGGTTTGACTGGGAAAAAGCCGGCGGATCTCCCGTGCTTGGCGTGAACGGTACGGTCATAAAGGTACACGGCCGTTCCAAGAGAAAGGCAATATCATATGCCATACTGAGCGCGGCGAATTTTGTAGAACATAACGGAGTTGGAAGGATCAGAGAAGAAATAGCCAGGGGTGGTGCAGAATGA
- the fapR gene encoding transcription factor FapR, translating to MRSELKKQRHKQLIELISTNPLMTDEEIAVSLGVSMSTVRLDRGILSIPELRERMRTMAEQATSRLKSLRAEEVVGELIELEPDGWALSVLNTTRDMAFRHTNLVGDYYIYAQAATLAIATIDREMVVVGSARLRYRRAAFVGERIFARSKVGTHKGDKYVVSVHTRVADREVFVGRFVVVAKNSEELA from the coding sequence ATGCGCTCAGAACTTAAGAAGCAGAGGCACAAACAGCTGATAGAGCTCATATCGACCAACCCACTCATGACTGACGAAGAGATAGCCGTCTCCCTTGGAGTGAGTATGAGTACCGTGCGTCTTGACCGCGGGATCCTCTCCATTCCTGAGCTGAGGGAGAGGATGCGTACCATGGCCGAGCAGGCAACAAGCAGGCTCAAATCTTTAAGAGCTGAAGAAGTCGTAGGCGAACTTATTGAACTTGAGCCCGATGGGTGGGCCCTCTCTGTCCTGAACACGACCAGGGACATGGCGTTCAGGCATACCAATCTTGTTGGTGATTACTATATATACGCCCAGGCTGCGACTCTTGCTATCGCAACCATAGACAGGGAAATGGTCGTGGTCGGCTCTGCAAGGCTAAGGTACCGGCGCGCGGCTTTTGTAGGTGAAAGGATATTTGCCAGGTCAAAAGTGGGGACCCACAAAGGTGACAAATACGTTGTCAGTGTTCATACGCGTGTTGCTGACAGGGAAGTATTCGTCGGAAGATTCGTAGTAGTTGCAAAAAATTCTGAAGAACTGGCATAG
- the rpmF gene encoding 50S ribosomal protein L32 gives MATPKRRVSHSRTHNRKAQWLGALSGPSLTACTHCGEMIETYKACPACGYYKGRQVIKVSEASAAAKD, from the coding sequence ATGGCAACTCCAAAAAGGCGAGTATCCCACTCACGTACACACAACCGCAAGGCACAGTGGCTAGGTGCTCTTTCAGGACCAAGTCTCACGGCCTGCACCCATTGCGGCGAGATGATAGAAACATACAAAGCCTGCCCTGCATGCGGTTACTACAAGGGACGCCAGGTTATAAAGGTTTCAGAAGCCTCTGCAGCCGCTAAGGATTAA
- a CDS encoding DUF177 domain-containing protein, whose amino-acid sequence MQGIPNAAARPDDRRIMAEHIEAAPNSWHHRLVIPAVPKDGTPFTESFFVSADRKISYWGQLYSVEGPLEVKVEAYRTEGRIITSISVSGRLNVPCSRCLEPAGVAIEGELRYLFSLDKEEDKRAEPDFEADGDEEVMILDSWEDEIDLGPLIWEVLITLLPSAPVCSQECRGLCPKCGADLNKSSCSCTDDEGDPRFEVLRSLVQKDRENN is encoded by the coding sequence TTGCAAGGGATACCAAACGCTGCTGCGAGGCCAGATGACCGGAGAATAATGGCTGAGCATATCGAAGCCGCGCCCAACAGCTGGCATCACAGGCTTGTCATCCCGGCTGTCCCGAAGGACGGCACTCCTTTTACGGAAAGTTTTTTTGTTTCGGCTGACAGGAAGATCAGTTATTGGGGACAGCTTTACTCCGTGGAGGGCCCCCTTGAGGTCAAAGTTGAGGCTTACAGGACGGAAGGCCGGATAATCACCTCCATATCGGTATCCGGAAGGTTGAATGTACCATGTTCAAGATGTCTTGAACCTGCGGGGGTTGCAATTGAGGGAGAATTAAGGTATCTTTTCTCACTGGACAAAGAAGAGGACAAAAGAGCCGAACCGGATTTTGAAGCAGACGGAGACGAAGAGGTCATGATCCTTGACTCATGGGAGGATGAGATAGACCTTGGCCCTCTGATCTGGGAGGTCCTGATAACGCTTCTTCCGTCCGCACCTGTCTGCTCGCAGGAGTGCAGGGGACTCTGTCCCAAATGCGGAGCCGATCTCAATAAGTCGTCATGCTCCTGTACTGATGACGAGGGCGATCCGCGCTTTGAAGTACTCAGATCTTTAGTGCAGAAAGACCGGGAAAATAACTGA